A stretch of Paenibacillus peoriae DNA encodes these proteins:
- the phnC gene encoding phosphonate ABC transporter ATP-binding protein: protein MIEFRNVSKTYPNGTKGLNNINLTIQEGEMVVIVGLSGAGKSTLLRSINRLHDITSGDIIVGGRSVTSAGSSELRRIRRDIGMIFQSFNLVKRSTVLRNVLSGRVGYHSTLRTILGLFPKEDIELALTALERVNIREKAYSRADELSGGQQQRVSIARALAQEAKIILADEPVASLDPLTTRQVMDDLQRINREMQITTIVNLHFIDLAREYATRIIGLRAGEVVFDGTPKEATDEAFAEIYGRAIKHDELLGVGS from the coding sequence ATGATCGAATTTCGAAACGTATCGAAAACATACCCGAACGGCACCAAAGGGTTGAACAATATTAATTTGACGATTCAGGAGGGAGAAATGGTCGTCATCGTCGGCTTATCCGGTGCAGGTAAGTCTACCCTGCTGCGTTCCATTAACCGACTGCATGACATTACGTCCGGCGACATTATCGTGGGTGGCAGGTCCGTCACGTCTGCTGGAAGCAGCGAGCTGCGGCGCATTCGCCGTGATATCGGCATGATCTTTCAAAGCTTCAATCTGGTTAAGCGTTCGACGGTGCTCCGCAATGTACTTTCCGGCCGTGTCGGCTATCATTCGACGCTGCGAACCATTCTCGGCCTCTTCCCGAAGGAGGATATCGAACTGGCACTAACAGCGCTGGAGCGCGTGAACATCCGCGAAAAAGCCTACAGCCGGGCAGATGAGCTGTCCGGTGGCCAACAGCAGCGCGTATCCATCGCCCGCGCTCTGGCGCAAGAGGCTAAAATCATTCTGGCGGACGAGCCTGTCGCGTCGCTGGATCCGCTGACCACCCGCCAGGTGATGGATGACCTCCAGCGGATCAACCGTGAAATGCAGATTACGACCATCGTCAATCTGCATTTCATTGATCTCGCGCGCGAATATGCAACGCGGATCATCGGATTGCGCGCCGGAGAAGTGGTCTTTGACGGCACACCGAAGGAAGCTACGGATGAGGCCTTTGCGGAGATCTACGGCCGGGCCATCAAGCATGATGAGCTGCTGGGAGTGGGATCATGA
- the phnE gene encoding phosphonate ABC transporter, permease protein PhnE, with protein sequence MKPDSTAQPLSSTQPSPHAGPPQPSKPPAGPPLPGRYKRYATWMIFIVVLVACSIHTDATPYQLIVGLPEMGKLLEEMFPPDWSYLPTIWKPMLETIQIAIVGTTLGAILAIPVALLCAYNVMPRKLISLPMRTILNLVRTIPDLLFASIFVAVFGIGPFAGMLALLFFSFGIIAKLTFEAIEAIDPGPLEAMTAVGASRIQVIAFGVVPQALPYFVSYLLYTFEVNVRAASVLGLVGAGGIGLLLDRSLGLFRYDRASIIILLTLVIVLAIDYGSNLLRRKLL encoded by the coding sequence ATGAAGCCCGACTCTACTGCCCAGCCGCTCTCTTCGACGCAACCGTCACCGCATGCTGGACCGCCGCAGCCAAGTAAGCCGCCCGCAGGGCCACCTTTGCCAGGACGCTATAAGCGTTACGCCACCTGGATGATCTTTATCGTAGTGCTGGTAGCCTGCTCCATTCATACGGATGCCACGCCTTACCAATTGATCGTTGGCTTACCGGAGATGGGCAAATTGCTGGAGGAAATGTTTCCTCCTGATTGGAGTTACTTGCCTACCATCTGGAAACCGATGCTGGAAACGATCCAGATCGCTATTGTCGGCACGACACTGGGAGCCATATTGGCGATCCCTGTCGCGTTGCTGTGTGCCTATAATGTAATGCCGCGCAAGCTGATTTCGCTGCCGATGCGCACGATCCTGAATCTAGTACGGACGATTCCCGATTTGCTGTTCGCCTCGATCTTTGTGGCGGTATTCGGCATCGGGCCGTTTGCAGGGATGCTCGCCCTGCTCTTCTTCTCCTTTGGCATTATAGCCAAGCTGACCTTTGAGGCGATTGAAGCCATTGATCCCGGACCACTGGAAGCTATGACCGCTGTTGGCGCGAGCCGCATTCAGGTCATCGCCTTTGGTGTCGTTCCGCAAGCTCTGCCTTATTTTGTGTCGTACTTGCTGTATACCTTTGAGGTTAATGTGCGCGCGGCTTCCGTTCTGGGCCTGGTTGGCGCTGGCGGTATCGGTCTGTTGCTTGACCGTTCTCTGGGGCTGTTCCGATATGATCGGGCAAGCATCATTATTCTACTGACCCTCGTCATCGTCCTTGCGATTGATTACGGCAGTAACCTGCTACGGAGGAAATTATTATGA
- the phnE gene encoding phosphonate ABC transporter, permease protein PhnE, translating into MNDPTLRRPMGSRLRLWAIAILLIIIYIWAFRGMQFEGLQGTAKSVSVAILDGFLHPDWSFVYIPEGEDLLRGLLDTLVISVLGTFVSAFVCLPFAFWASSNMTRLRPLSGSGKFVLSVIRVFPEMIVAILFIKAVGPGSFAGVLALGIHSIGMLAKLFSETIESVDHGPQEALIACGANRWQVIFFAVLPQVIPQFLSYSLYRFEINIRSATTLGLVGAGGIGTPLLFALQMRNWNRVGVILLGIVVLIILTDLISGWLRKRIV; encoded by the coding sequence ATGAATGATCCTACGCTTCGCAGACCTATGGGCTCCCGCCTGCGCCTATGGGCGATAGCTATTCTGCTAATCATCATTTATATTTGGGCTTTTCGCGGGATGCAGTTTGAAGGATTACAGGGAACGGCCAAAAGTGTCTCTGTCGCTATATTGGACGGCTTCCTTCATCCCGACTGGTCGTTCGTCTACATCCCTGAGGGAGAGGATTTGCTGCGCGGGTTGCTGGATACGCTGGTCATTTCAGTGCTCGGAACCTTCGTGTCCGCATTTGTCTGCCTTCCGTTCGCCTTTTGGGCGTCCAGCAATATGACCCGTCTGCGTCCCTTATCGGGTAGCGGGAAATTTGTACTTAGTGTCATCCGGGTATTTCCCGAAATGATCGTCGCCATCTTGTTTATCAAAGCCGTTGGCCCCGGCTCGTTTGCGGGTGTGCTTGCCCTCGGCATTCATTCCATCGGCATGCTGGCGAAGCTTTTCTCGGAAACGATTGAAAGTGTCGATCACGGGCCCCAGGAAGCTTTGATCGCGTGCGGTGCCAACCGTTGGCAGGTGATTTTCTTCGCCGTGCTACCGCAGGTGATTCCACAGTTTCTTTCGTATTCGCTTTACCGTTTTGAAATTAATATCCGTTCTGCTACCACGCTTGGTCTGGTCGGTGCAGGTGGTATCGGTACTCCGCTACTGTTTGCACTCCAAATGCGCAACTGGAACCGCGTAGGCGTTATCTTGCTCGGCATCGTGGTCCTGATCATTTTGACGGATCTGATTTCCGGCTGGCTGCGCAAACGAATCGTATAA
- a CDS encoding aminotransferase class V-fold PLP-dependent enzyme, translating to MKHPFQSYRQLFPVLSSHIHVGSCSQGAVSRPVSAAIEEYHRSLLQHGHNGDLSMARLEEARGHFAKLIGAETDEIAVLSSASEAIAGVATALPYVSGKEGIVYADTDFPTVGHIWQAQEMFRDHICCIPSIEGEVIIEQYEEHVTEKTALVMVSQVNYTNGFQQDLKSIADIAHRNQALLFVDAYQSVGIIPVDVKAMGVDILVAGARKYMLGIPGVAFLYVSKDRIDRFKPRLTGWLGQEPASRFDIAHPVPAAGARRFETGLPSFISIFAANAALKLLLEIGVTNIQAYMSELLDFSVEYGRRKGLHIRVPYRGGTLPSLLAVEVADVSAVEKNLRSQNMIVSARKDVIRVAPHFYNTAEEVRRVLDELAGRC from the coding sequence ATGAAACATCCGTTTCAGTCCTACCGTCAGCTGTTTCCAGTGCTGTCCTCACATATCCATGTAGGGAGCTGTTCCCAAGGGGCCGTATCGAGGCCGGTTTCCGCTGCCATTGAGGAATATCATCGAAGTTTGCTGCAACACGGTCATAACGGTGATCTGTCTATGGCACGTTTGGAGGAGGCTAGAGGGCATTTTGCCAAGCTCATCGGGGCGGAGACTGACGAAATTGCGGTCCTGTCCTCAGCCTCTGAGGCGATTGCCGGGGTGGCCACAGCCCTTCCTTATGTATCGGGAAAAGAAGGCATTGTGTATGCGGACACCGACTTCCCGACAGTGGGACACATCTGGCAGGCACAGGAGATGTTCCGTGATCACATCTGTTGTATCCCCTCCATCGAGGGAGAAGTGATAATAGAACAGTATGAGGAGCATGTTACGGAGAAAACTGCGCTCGTTATGGTGTCACAAGTGAACTATACCAACGGATTTCAGCAGGATTTAAAATCCATTGCAGATATAGCTCACCGAAATCAGGCGTTGCTGTTTGTGGATGCCTATCAGTCTGTAGGGATTATTCCAGTGGATGTAAAGGCAATGGGCGTAGATATTCTGGTCGCTGGAGCACGCAAATATATGCTTGGAATTCCGGGCGTGGCTTTTCTTTATGTAAGCAAGGATCGAATAGACCGCTTCAAGCCCCGTCTTACGGGCTGGCTTGGGCAGGAGCCCGCTTCCCGGTTTGATATTGCTCACCCGGTTCCGGCGGCGGGAGCCCGACGCTTTGAGACGGGATTGCCTTCTTTCATTAGCATTTTTGCCGCCAATGCGGCCTTAAAGCTGCTGCTGGAGATTGGGGTCACGAATATTCAGGCTTATATGAGTGAGTTGTTGGATTTTTCCGTTGAATATGGACGACGCAAAGGGCTACACATACGTGTACCTTACAGGGGAGGCACATTACCAAGCCTACTCGCTGTTGAAGTAGCGGACGTGTCGGCTGTGGAGAAGAATTTGAGAAGCCAAAATATGATCGTTTCAGCACGAAAGGATGTTATCCGTGTGGCTCCGCATTTTTACAATACGGCTGAGGAAGTCCGACGGGTTTTAGATGAATTGGCAGGGAGATGTTGA
- the cysW gene encoding sulfate ABC transporter permease subunit CysW yields the protein MSQAITGQELASAPVRSSAPPNRVTTEAPWVKWTLIVAAFLALLWVLVLPLIVVLTEALKQGWGVYVEALRDPDAMSALRLTLLVAAITVPLNTVFGVAAAWLITKFQFRGKGLLVTLIDLPFAISPVVGGLMYVLVFGAQGWLGPWLDEHDIKIIFALPGIILATLFITFPFVARELIPMMEDQGQQEEEAAVTLGARGWRIFWKVTLPNIKWGLLYGIILCNARAMGEFGAVSVVSGHIRGETNTLPLHVEILYNEYQFSASFAVASLLLLLALATLVLKSWFGRKRVH from the coding sequence ATGTCACAAGCAATAACTGGGCAGGAGCTTGCTTCTGCACCAGTGCGTTCATCTGCACCGCCCAACAGGGTCACAACCGAAGCCCCTTGGGTAAAGTGGACGCTGATTGTTGCTGCTTTTTTAGCTTTGCTCTGGGTACTGGTATTGCCGCTAATCGTCGTGCTTACCGAAGCGCTCAAGCAAGGATGGGGCGTATACGTTGAAGCGCTACGAGACCCAGATGCCATGTCTGCATTGCGGTTGACGCTGCTGGTGGCAGCGATCACTGTACCGCTGAATACGGTATTTGGTGTAGCTGCCGCTTGGCTGATCACGAAATTTCAATTTCGCGGCAAAGGCTTACTGGTCACCTTGATTGATTTACCCTTTGCCATCTCTCCTGTCGTTGGAGGGCTGATGTATGTATTAGTGTTTGGTGCACAGGGCTGGCTTGGACCGTGGCTGGACGAGCATGATATTAAAATTATATTTGCTTTGCCTGGTATTATTTTAGCGACGCTGTTCATCACCTTTCCATTTGTGGCGCGAGAACTCATTCCAATGATGGAAGATCAGGGACAGCAAGAGGAAGAAGCGGCGGTCACGCTGGGCGCGCGCGGTTGGCGCATTTTCTGGAAAGTGACGCTGCCGAACATCAAGTGGGGTCTGCTGTATGGCATCATTTTGTGTAATGCGCGAGCCATGGGTGAGTTTGGTGCAGTGTCCGTCGTCTCTGGACATATCCGGGGAGAGACGAACACACTGCCGCTGCATGTGGAAATTTTGTATAACGAATATCAGTTCTCGGCATCTTTTGCGGTGGCCTCGTTATTATTATTACTTGCTCTGGCAACCTTGGTGCTTAAAAGCTGGTTTGGACGCAAACGCGTGCATTAA
- the cysT gene encoding sulfate ABC transporter permease subunit CysT: MSQVQATRKRVLPGFGLTMGYSVLYLSLVVLVPLSALLLNSTGLTWEKFWDVATDVRVLASYKVSFLCAAAAALIDLFLGLLIAWVLVRYEFPGKRIFDAVIDLPFALPTAVAGVALTALYAQNGWIGSLFEPLGWRMAYSQTGITLALMFIGIPFVVRTVQPVLEELDKDEEEVAATLGAGRWRIFCSVIVPELVPPLLTGFALAFARGIGEYGSVVFISGNMPMKTEIAPLLIMSKLEQNDYAGATAVALMLLVISFVLLFVINSIQRWSRRRTV, encoded by the coding sequence ATGAGTCAAGTGCAAGCCACTCGAAAACGCGTACTTCCCGGGTTCGGGTTAACAATGGGTTATAGTGTGCTGTATCTCAGTCTGGTGGTGCTGGTGCCTTTATCGGCACTGCTTCTGAATTCAACTGGACTGACGTGGGAGAAATTTTGGGACGTGGCGACTGATGTCAGGGTGCTGGCTTCCTACAAGGTTAGCTTTTTGTGTGCCGCGGCTGCGGCGCTGATCGACCTGTTTCTCGGTTTATTGATAGCCTGGGTGCTGGTGCGTTATGAATTTCCGGGGAAACGAATTTTTGATGCGGTGATTGATCTGCCCTTTGCTTTGCCTACTGCGGTAGCGGGGGTTGCTCTAACTGCCCTATATGCGCAGAACGGCTGGATCGGTTCGTTGTTCGAACCGCTTGGATGGAGGATGGCGTACTCACAGACGGGGATTACGCTAGCATTGATGTTTATTGGCATTCCGTTTGTCGTACGGACAGTTCAGCCGGTGCTGGAGGAACTGGACAAGGACGAGGAGGAGGTCGCTGCTACGCTGGGAGCTGGCAGATGGCGTATCTTCTGCAGCGTTATTGTGCCGGAGCTGGTACCACCGCTGCTGACGGGTTTTGCGCTCGCCTTTGCCCGTGGCATTGGCGAGTACGGCTCTGTCGTCTTCATTTCTGGCAATATGCCGATGAAGACGGAAATTGCTCCACTGCTCATAATGTCCAAGCTGGAGCAAAATGACTATGCAGGAGCTACGGCGGTAGCATTGATGCTGTTGGTGATTTCATTCGTGCTGTTATTCGTGATTAACAGCATTCAGCGCTGGTCACGGCGCCGTACTGTCTAA
- a CDS encoding sulfate ABC transporter substrate-binding protein: MKRQWKSGLILGLSLVLTMMLSACGASKGGTEVDGSSAAVELLNVSYDPTRELYEAYNKAFAAHWEKEKGQKVTIKQSHGGSGKQSRSVQDGLDADVVTLALGYDIDALQEKGLVQEGWQSKYEHNSAPYTSTIVLLVRKGNPKGIKDWDDLIRGDVQVITPNPKTSGGARWNYLAAWAYALKKNNNDEAKAQQFVQELYKHVPVLDSGARGATTTFVERGIGDVLIAWENEALLSVKELGTDKFDIVYPSISILAEPPVAIVDKVVDKKGTREVADAYLKYLYSEEGQTIAAENYYRPTLESVTAKFKDQFPKLELVTLKDVFGTWKETQQKHFSDKGIFDQIYVPGSS; encoded by the coding sequence ATGAAGAGGCAATGGAAAAGTGGACTTATTCTCGGACTATCTTTGGTTTTAACGATGATGCTAAGCGCTTGCGGGGCAAGCAAGGGAGGGACGGAGGTAGATGGTAGCTCTGCTGCCGTGGAGTTGCTCAATGTTTCTTATGATCCGACCCGTGAGCTGTATGAGGCATATAATAAAGCATTTGCCGCCCATTGGGAGAAGGAGAAAGGACAGAAGGTTACGATTAAGCAATCTCACGGAGGATCTGGCAAGCAAAGTCGTTCTGTGCAGGACGGGCTGGATGCGGACGTGGTCACTCTGGCTCTGGGCTATGATATTGATGCGCTACAGGAAAAAGGACTCGTTCAAGAGGGATGGCAAAGTAAATATGAGCATAACAGCGCCCCGTACACTTCAACCATCGTGTTATTGGTACGCAAAGGGAACCCGAAAGGGATTAAGGACTGGGACGATTTAATCCGTGGCGATGTGCAAGTCATTACACCGAATCCTAAAACTTCGGGTGGAGCACGTTGGAACTATCTTGCAGCCTGGGCTTATGCGCTCAAGAAGAACAATAATGATGAAGCCAAGGCCCAGCAGTTTGTACAGGAGCTGTATAAGCATGTGCCGGTATTGGATAGCGGAGCACGTGGAGCGACAACGACTTTCGTAGAGCGTGGAATTGGCGATGTGCTGATTGCATGGGAAAATGAAGCACTGCTCTCGGTGAAGGAGCTGGGTACGGATAAATTCGATATCGTATATCCATCGATCAGTATATTAGCTGAACCTCCGGTAGCAATAGTCGATAAGGTGGTAGATAAAAAAGGTACACGCGAGGTAGCGGACGCGTACCTGAAATATTTGTACAGTGAAGAAGGGCAGACCATTGCTGCTGAAAATTATTATCGCCCAACATTGGAGAGTGTGACGGCAAAGTTCAAGGATCAATTTCCTAAATTGGAGCTCGTAACCTTGAAGGATGTATTCGGGACATGGAAGGAGACGCAGCAGAAGCATTTCAGCGACAAAGGCATTTTTGACCAGATTTATGTACCCGGCAGTTCATAA
- a CDS encoding MFS transporter, giving the protein MSVKESFWSRNFIFLMISNALLFMAFEMLMPTLPLFVESLGGSPSQIGLVTGVFMCSAILIRPFSGTLIQLLDKKYVLIIGVVICMLATGSYMLSSSLVLLLVFRLVHGFGFGIASTLYATSASDDLPPHRMGEGMGYFGVGETVAISVGPLIGIWMLHASGFNGLFSTGAIILLLSLVMSVLVRRRAPKPMSADTVQGKKKVPFKLFEKRVLLQSCLALLGGVVAGGVMSFVALFAKEQGFTNAAWFFFTVAMASFLVRLVSGRIFDTKGPAYILIPAGIVLIAAIVMVASSRTELQFLIAAVMYGLSFGAIFPALQAWAISVVGEDEREDAVGSFYNFFDLGIGGGSLVLGMVAGLTSYKTMYLFSTLLIAAYLIIFVTYIVLDKKKSHNTLNV; this is encoded by the coding sequence GTGTCTGTGAAAGAAAGCTTTTGGTCCAGAAACTTTATTTTTTTGATGATATCCAACGCTTTATTGTTCATGGCATTCGAAATGCTTATGCCTACGCTGCCGCTGTTTGTGGAAAGTCTTGGCGGCAGCCCATCCCAGATTGGATTGGTGACTGGCGTGTTTATGTGTTCTGCTATATTGATTCGTCCATTTTCAGGTACGCTGATCCAGCTCTTGGACAAGAAGTATGTTCTGATTATCGGAGTTGTGATTTGTATGCTGGCAACGGGAAGCTACATGCTTTCCAGTAGTTTGGTACTGCTGTTAGTATTTCGGCTGGTACATGGCTTTGGATTCGGCATTGCGAGCACGTTGTATGCTACCTCAGCCTCAGATGATTTGCCGCCTCATCGTATGGGGGAAGGAATGGGCTACTTTGGCGTAGGTGAAACCGTAGCGATTTCAGTGGGGCCACTGATTGGTATATGGATGCTTCACGCATCAGGTTTTAACGGACTGTTTTCCACGGGAGCTATAATTCTACTGTTGTCGCTCGTGATGAGCGTATTGGTTCGTCGCCGTGCTCCGAAACCTATGTCGGCGGATACAGTGCAGGGCAAAAAGAAGGTTCCTTTTAAATTATTTGAAAAAAGAGTGCTGCTGCAATCCTGTCTTGCGTTGCTGGGTGGCGTGGTGGCAGGTGGAGTGATGTCTTTCGTGGCTTTATTTGCCAAGGAGCAGGGCTTTACCAATGCAGCATGGTTCTTCTTTACTGTGGCTATGGCAAGCTTCCTCGTCCGACTGGTGTCAGGTAGAATTTTCGATACCAAAGGCCCAGCTTATATCCTGATTCCTGCAGGGATTGTGCTTATCGCCGCCATCGTTATGGTGGCCTCATCGCGGACCGAGTTACAATTTTTGATTGCTGCTGTGATGTATGGTTTGAGCTTTGGAGCTATTTTCCCAGCTTTGCAGGCTTGGGCAATCAGTGTGGTCGGAGAAGATGAGCGAGAGGACGCTGTAGGCTCCTTTTATAATTTCTTCGATTTGGGCATTGGAGGAGGCTCTTTGGTTCTGGGGATGGTTGCTGGATTAACCTCTTATAAAACAATGTATTTGTTCTCCACTTTGCTGATTGCGGCTTATCTAATTATATTTGTGACGTATATTGTATTGGATAAGAAAAAGTCCCATAACACGTTGAACGTATAA
- a CDS encoding TetR/AcrR family transcriptional regulator: MTLQKIKTVSLQQFAKKGYDASSLQLIADEVGIKKQSIYAHFKSKDDLFLDIFKDAVDQEILELDRYFQDQSEQSLEVVLRGLIVEFKERYESAMNLRLILYIGFLIPSALESQVQALVTRYVQHKTSLVHGRLATETSVKLRVPAQSAATAYMNLIEGMLVELVYNGTDGFDLRLESSWDIYWHGLIRA, encoded by the coding sequence ATGACACTACAGAAAATTAAAACAGTTAGCTTGCAGCAATTTGCGAAAAAGGGATACGATGCGTCCTCTCTGCAACTGATAGCTGATGAGGTAGGGATTAAAAAGCAGTCCATTTATGCTCATTTTAAAAGCAAAGATGATTTGTTTTTAGACATATTTAAGGATGCGGTGGATCAAGAGATTTTGGAACTGGATCGTTATTTTCAAGATCAATCCGAACAATCACTTGAAGTTGTCCTGCGCGGACTAATCGTTGAATTTAAGGAACGCTATGAGAGTGCTATGAATTTGCGTCTGATTCTGTATATCGGCTTTCTGATTCCATCTGCACTGGAAAGCCAGGTTCAGGCTTTGGTCACACGCTACGTACAGCATAAAACCAGCTTGGTACACGGGCGACTGGCAACTGAAACATCGGTTAAACTTCGTGTTCCAGCTCAATCTGCCGCGACAGCCTATATGAATTTGATTGAAGGCATGCTGGTAGAACTGGTGTACAACGGCACCGACGGTTTTGATCTGCGTCTGGAAAGCTCTTGGGATATTTACTGGCATGGCTTGATTCGGGCCTGA
- a CDS encoding pyrimidine-nucleoside phosphorylase translates to MRMVDLIEKKRDGKELSTEEINFIIQGYTQGEIPDYQVSALAMSIFFKDMTERERADLTMAMVHSGDTIDLSAIEGVKVDKHSTGGVGDTTTLVLAPLVAALDIPVAKMSGRGLGHTGGTIDKLEAIAGFHVEISKDEFVDLVNRSKIAVIGQSGNLTPADKKLYALRDVTATVNSIPLIASSIMSKKIAAGSDAIVLDVKTGAGAFMKTVDDAKALAHAMVSIGNNVGRKTMAVISDMSQPLGLAIGNSLEVKEAIDTLRGEGPKDLEELCMALGSQMVFLAGKADSLDNAEEKLKEVIRNGKALEKFKEFIANQGGDASVVDHPERLPQAQYLIEVPAKQDGVVAEIVADEIGTAAMLLGAGRATKESEIDLAVGLMLNKKVGDAVQKGDSLVTIHANREDVAQVLEKIYANIRIADHAEAPVLIYGTVTE, encoded by the coding sequence ATGAGAATGGTAGACTTGATTGAGAAAAAACGTGACGGAAAAGAACTGAGTACGGAGGAAATTAATTTTATTATCCAAGGCTACACTCAGGGTGAAATTCCCGATTATCAAGTCAGTGCATTGGCGATGTCCATTTTCTTCAAAGATATGACTGAACGCGAACGCGCTGATCTGACGATGGCGATGGTTCATTCGGGTGATACCATTGATCTGTCCGCGATTGAAGGTGTAAAGGTCGATAAGCATTCTACTGGCGGCGTGGGTGATACGACAACGCTGGTACTGGCTCCGCTCGTAGCGGCCTTGGACATTCCGGTAGCCAAAATGTCAGGACGCGGCCTCGGACATACCGGAGGAACGATCGACAAATTGGAAGCTATTGCAGGCTTCCACGTCGAAATCAGCAAGGACGAATTTGTGGATTTGGTGAATCGCAGCAAAATTGCGGTCATCGGACAAAGCGGTAACCTGACACCTGCGGATAAAAAATTGTATGCCTTGCGTGACGTTACGGCGACGGTCAACTCGATTCCACTGATTGCCAGTTCGATTATGAGTAAGAAAATCGCTGCTGGCTCCGATGCCATCGTGCTCGATGTAAAAACAGGTGCAGGCGCATTTATGAAAACTGTAGATGATGCCAAAGCACTGGCACATGCCATGGTGAGCATCGGTAACAATGTGGGTCGCAAAACGATGGCAGTCATTTCCGATATGAGTCAGCCGCTGGGTCTGGCCATCGGGAACTCACTGGAAGTGAAAGAAGCAATTGATACGCTGCGCGGCGAAGGACCCAAAGATCTGGAAGAACTGTGCATGGCTTTGGGCAGTCAGATGGTATTTTTGGCAGGGAAGGCAGATTCCCTCGATAACGCCGAAGAGAAGCTCAAAGAAGTCATTCGTAATGGCAAAGCACTGGAAAAATTCAAAGAGTTTATTGCGAATCAGGGCGGTGACGCTTCTGTAGTGGATCATCCTGAACGCTTGCCGCAAGCACAGTATCTTATTGAGGTGCCTGCGAAGCAGGACGGTGTGGTAGCTGAAATCGTGGCTGACGAAATCGGTACCGCAGCGATGTTGCTTGGAGCAGGACGTGCGACCAAAGAATCCGAGATTGATCTGGCTGTCGGCTTGATGCTGAACAAAAAGGTCGGGGATGCTGTTCAAAAAGGCGATTCACTGGTTACCATCCATGCGAACCGTGAAGATGTAGCTCAAGTACTGGAGAAAATCTACGCGAACATCCGTATTGCGGATCATGCGGAAGCGCCAGTGCTAATCTACGGAACAGTGACAGAGTAA
- the deoD gene encoding purine-nucleoside phosphorylase, which produces MSVHIGAKPGEIAETILLPGDPLRAKFIAETYLEDVTCYNEVRGMLGFTGTYQGKRLSVQGTGMGLPSISIYVNELISEYGVKNLFRVGTCGGMKEHVHVRDVILAQASCTDSGMNRHIFGGYDYSPIASFDLLKGAYDRGVAKGLNMHVGNVFSSDSFYRDDKSVVQKLMEYGVLGVEMETSALYTLAAKFGVNALTILTVSDHLLTGEETTAEERQTTFKEMMEVALDTAVSL; this is translated from the coding sequence ATGAGTGTACACATTGGAGCCAAACCTGGAGAGATTGCAGAAACGATTTTGCTGCCAGGAGACCCGCTACGGGCAAAATTTATTGCTGAAACATATCTGGAGGACGTGACCTGCTACAACGAGGTGCGCGGAATGCTCGGATTCACGGGTACGTACCAAGGCAAACGCCTATCTGTACAGGGAACTGGGATGGGGCTGCCGTCTATCAGTATTTATGTCAACGAACTGATTAGCGAATACGGTGTGAAAAACCTGTTCCGCGTGGGTACATGCGGCGGAATGAAGGAGCATGTGCACGTTCGTGACGTCATTTTGGCACAAGCATCCTGTACGGATTCCGGTATGAATCGCCATATTTTTGGTGGCTACGACTACTCGCCGATTGCCAGCTTCGATCTATTGAAGGGCGCTTATGATCGTGGTGTTGCCAAAGGCTTGAACATGCATGTCGGCAATGTATTCAGCTCAGACAGCTTCTACCGTGATGATAAATCAGTGGTACAAAAGCTGATGGAATACGGCGTGCTGGGTGTAGAGATGGAAACTTCAGCTTTATACACGCTCGCAGCCAAGTTTGGCGTAAACGCACTGACGATTCTGACGGTAAGCGATCATTTGCTGACGGGGGAAGAAACGACCGCAGAAGAACGGCAAACGACCTTTAAAGAAATGATGGAAGTTGCACTGGATACAGCAGTATCTCTGTAA